In Oncorhynchus nerka isolate Pitt River unplaced genomic scaffold, Oner_Uvic_2.0 unplaced_scaffold_1631, whole genome shotgun sequence, one DNA window encodes the following:
- the LOC135568306 gene encoding A disintegrin and metalloproteinase with thrombospondin motifs 3-like, whose translation MIEVPNRMPAYGGRDCPGSTFDYQMCNMEECVGPYEDFRAQQCVQRSNKYHKNTKHTWLPYEHPDEAHKCELSCQSKETGEVVVMNQVMHDGTRCSYTDPFSVCTRGECLHVGCDKEVGSYKQEDKCGVCGGDNSHCRTVKLTLTKIPKKTGMLKMFDIPIGARHIVIEENETSSHII comes from the exons GCCTGCGTACGGCGGTCGGGATTGCCCCGGGTCCACCTTCGATTACCAGATGTGTAACATGGAGGAGTGTGTCGGACCCTACGAAGACTTCCGCGCTCAACAGTGTGTCCAGAGGAGCAACAAATATCACAAGAACACCAAGCACACCTGGCTACCTTACGAACACCCAGATG AGGCTCACAAGTGTGAGTTGAGCTGTCAGTCCAAAGAGACCGGTGAGGTGGTGGTCATGAACCAGGTGATGCATGATGGGACGCGGTGCAGCTACACAGACCCTTTCAGTGTCTGCACCCGGGGGGAATGTCTG CATGTGGGCTGCGACAAAGAGGTTGGCTCGTACAAACAAGAAGACAAGTGTGGAGTCTGTGGTGGGGACAACTCCCACTGTCGCACTGTCAAACTGACCCTCACCAAGATACCAAAGAAAACAG GCATGCTGAAGATGTTTGATATTCCGATCGGTGCCCGGCACATCGTTATAGAGGAGAATGAGACTTCCTCCCACATAATTG